CTTCGTCGGCGCGGTGAAGATGGGCGGGCTCATCTCCTACGAGATGACGGTGAAGAGCGCGGAGGTGCGCGGGCGCGCGCTCGACTTCGTGAAGGCGAAGATCGCGGCCGGCGACGCGCGCATCACGCAGACGGTGGTCGGCGGCCTCGAGGTGGAAGGGCTCGACTCCGTCGCGACCAACGCGAGCGGCGACGTGAAGACCAAGCCGCTCGGCTTCAAGGTGCGGACGCCGGTGCCGATCGCGTACGCGGTGTACCCCCTCGCCGACGTGTGCAAGTTCGCGTTCCCCGCCCCCGAGGTGTCGCCCGAGACCCTCGACTTCGGAGAAGTGCCGTACGACCGCGAGGAGACGCGCCTCCTCCACGTCGTCAACCGCGCCTCGATCGATCTTCGCGCGACGGTGGGGGAGCGGACCTTCGCCGTGTCCGCGCTCGGGAGCGTCGACGTCCCGCTCGCGTGGCGCCCGACCGGCGCGACGGTGGGCTGCGAGCAGCAGACGCGGGAGGACACGGTGCAGTTCTATCCGCGCGACGAGAACGTGCCGGTCACGCCGAAGGTGCAGAGTACACGTATCGTCTCGAAGGTGCGGACCGGGAAGGGGACGTGGTCGCGGCACGAGCACGTCGACAGCGGCACCGGACGGAAGCCCGACTACGCGTCGACGAAGCGGGAGTGGAGCTGCCCACCCGACTACGTCGTCTCCTCGTGCGCGACGAGGTCGACGCAGTGCGGGGACGGCAAGTGCACCACCGACGGCTACGCCGTGAACGCCGAGCCGGGCGCGAACGGCTGCCGCTTCTCGTGCAAGGGCCCGGAGTCGCTCATCCCTGGGCTCTCCTCGAATTTCTGCCGCTTCGACGCGGTGATGGAATGCCGCCTCCGCTGCGGCGGCGCGCCTCCACCGGCGCCGGTCGCGAGCGCCGACTGAAAAAACTTCGCAACCGCGCGTGCCCGGGGCCGACCACCGACCCACCACATGGAAACGCGCACCATCGCCCCGAGCTCGAACGTCTCCCTCGCCACGACCACCCCCCGCGTCACGCCGACCCCGCCGCGCGCGGCGAAGTTCGGCGAGGTCCTCGCGAACACCGCCGTTCGCTCCGCCGAGACGGCGATGCGCGTCCTCCCCGGCTCCCCGATGATGGCCGTCGCCGTGCGCGGCGGTGCGACGTCGGTGCCGCTCGGCACATCGACGTCGGCGCTCTCGGCCTCGGCGCCTGCGGGCCCCTCGCCGATCGGCGCGAGCGGCGCGACCGGCGCGAGCGGCGCGCCGGGCGTCCCGGGCGTGCCCGGCACCTCGACCCTCGGAGGCGCCGACGGCGGCATCGAGGCGTCGCTCCAGCACAGCCAGGACATGAACCTCTACTTCCTCGAGGTGCAGCAGCGCGTGAACGCGCAGAACCAGTCCTTCACGACGCTCTCGAACGTCATGAAGGCCGAGCACGACACTGTGAAGACAGCCATCGGCAACATTCGCTAAGCTCCGGAGGTCCCCATGGGCATCGATCGCATCGGCAAAGGCGGCGCTCCGCCGATTGACCCCGGCACCGGCGCCGGCGGCGTCGGCGGCGTCGGGAAGACGGGCGGCGTCGAGAAGACGTTCTCCGTCGAGGGCGCCGAGAAGACACGCGGCGCCGGCGACGTGGGCGCCGTCGACACGAGCTCGCCGCTCGCGCGCCTCCGCGCCGGCGAGATCGACGTGAACGGGTACGTCGACGCGAAGGTCGACGAGGCGACGAGCGGGCTCGAAGGCCTGCCGCCCTCCGACCTCGCCGAGATCAAGAAGGTGCTCCGCGATCAGCTCGTGACCGATCCCGGGCTCGTCGATCTCGTGACCAAGGCGACCGGAAGCGCCGCGATCCCGCCCGAAGAGTGAGGACGCATGCTCGGACGGCGCGCGTTCCTCACCGGCGTCGGAGCCGGCCTCGCCGGCTGCTCGCGCTGCGGCGCGCCCTCCGCGACGTCATCGTCGTCGGTCGAGGCCGATCCGAGCGCGACCGTCCTCCCGCCGCCGCCCCCGATCCCCGAAGGCGGCGTCGGCGAGCGCGGGCAGGTCGTCACCGAGACGTGGAGGCTCGGCGACGACGGGCGCGCGGTGACGATCGTGCCCGCGTGGAAGAAGCCCGACGAGCGACTTCCGGTCCTCCTCGCGTTCCATGGCCGCGGCGAGGCGATGAAGGGCCCCGACCTCGGCGTGATGGGATGGCCGAAGGACTACAAGCTGCTCCGCGCGATCGAGCGCGTCTCTGCACCGCCGCTGACGGCGGAGGACTTCGAGTCGTTCGTCGAGCCCGCGCGCCTCGAGCATCACAACGAAGCGCTCGCGGCGCGACCGTTCGCCGGCCTCGTCGTCGTGTGCCCCTACTCGCCCGACGGCGACTGGCGCAGCCCGAAGGCGATGAGCGCCTACGCGACGTACGTCGTCGAGACCGTGCTGCCGCGCGTGAAGAAGGAGCTGCCGGTCCTCGGGACGCCGGCGTCGATCGGGCTCGACGGCGTGTCGCTCGGCGGCGCGCAGTCGCTCCGGATCGGCTTCTCGCGGCCGGAGCTCTTCGGCGCGATCGGCACGCTCCAGGCCGCGCTCGACGAAGGCCAGGCCGGCGAGATGACGGAGCTCGCGAAGGCCGCCCGCGCGAAGAACCCGAAGCTCGCGCTGCGCCTGCTCACGAGCAAGGAGGACTACTTCCGCCGCGCGATCCGCGCGACGTCGCAAGCGTGGCGCGCGGCCGGCATCGAGCACGACTTCGAAGAGGTGCCGGGCCCGCACGACTACCCCTTCAACCGCGGACCCGGCGCCATCGAGATGCTGCTCTGGCACGACCGCACCCTCGCGCGGAGCTGAATGCGCGCCCTCGTCGCCGCGACCTTCGGCGTGCTCGTCACGATCGCGCTCTCGGCCCGCGCGACCGAGGACGCGGGCGCACCCTGCGCCGCGGGGATGCTCGAGGTGAGCGGCGACTACTGTCCCGACCTCGAGCAGAAGTGCATCCGCTTCATGCCCGAGTCGCAGGGCGGCGGCGATCGCTGCGCCGAGTTCGCGCCGAGCGGACCGTGCAAGGTCGCGACGGTGAAGAAACATTTCTGCATCGACAGGTTCGAGTACCCGAACAAACAAGGCGACAAGCCGATCGTGATGAAGACGTGGCTCGAGGCGCAGGCGATCTGCGCCGCGGCGGGCAAGCGCCTCTGCGGCGACAGCGAGTGGACGCTCGCGTGCGAGGGCGCGCACCGGATGCCGTATCCGTACGGGCGCAAGCGCGACGCGAACAAGTGCAACATCGATCACAAGCTGCCCGAGGTCGACGCGAAGGCGCTCGCCGATCCGAACCGCCGCGACGCGGAGGTGCACCGGCTGTGGCAGGGCGAGGCGAGCGGCTCCCGCGCCGAGTGCGCGAGCTACTACGGCGTGTTCGACATGACCGGCAACGTGGACGAGTGGGTCGTCAACGAGAGCGGGAAGCCGTTCCGCAGCGGGAGCAAAGGCGGCTACTGGGGCCCGGTGCGGGCGCGTTGCCGCCCGATGACGACCGGCCACGCCGAGAGGTTCGCGCTCTACCAGACCGGCTTCCGCTGCTGCGCCGACGCGAAATGAGTCACCTGCGCGCTACTCGGCGGTGAGCCCGGTGACGGCGACCTTCAGGTTGAAGCCGATCGTCGTCTGCTCGCGCGGCAGCTTGCCGGGCGAGGCCTCGAAGAGGCGGAGATCGTTCGTGCCCGCCTTCGAGTCGACGAGGAGCTGCACGTAGAGCGGCGTGACGGGCGGCGCGGTGATGAGGCGATGCAGCCTCGCGCCGGCCTCGGCCTCGGTCTTGGTCGTCGCGCACGAGCCGGCCTTCACCGCCGCGATCTGCGAGACGCACTGCGCGACGGCGGCGCTCTCGTTCCGATCCATCTCCGCGACCTGCGTCGCGAGGTCGACGCTCGCGCCCGCGAGCGCCTGCTTCATCGACTGCGTGACCCAGAGGCCGGGCCCGACGCGATAGAGGAAGATGACGGCGTCGGAGCCCTCGCGCCGCGCCACCGGGAACGTCTCGCGCACGATGCCCTGGTACATCTTCTGGTAGGTGTCGATCGTCTCCTTGTCGACGGCGTAGAGCTCGAGGTTCTCGAGGGAGAGCACCTCGCCCGGCGCGGTGCTCGGCTTCTTCGCGAGCACCGCCTTCACCGCGGCGCCGATCTTCTTCGCGCGCGCGGCGCCGGGCTTGCCTTGCGGCGGCGCGATCATGTCGGACGCGAGGTTCACGATCGCGACGCGTCCGTCCTTGACCCAGATCGCGGTCGGGCTCCGGCCCTCGGTGCGGCCGGCGTGGTTGATGCCGACGACCTGATCGATCTGCTTCAGGTACGCGTCGATCAACGGGCGGCGCGCGGCGTTGGCGCCTTCCTCTTCCGCCGTCGGCGGCAGCTCGGTCTCGTTGCTGCCCTCGCCGGGGACGACCGCCTTCGCCGTCGTGCCCGTGCCCGGGATGATGAGGTCCTCCCACGCGACGCCTCGCGCGAGCGTGGTGTAGAGGTCGCCCTCCGGCATCTCGGGGAGCTCGCACGGTGACTGCGTGATGTACGTCCCGTTGCGGCGCGCGTCGTCCGCGGCGACCACGATCGGGAGACGAGCGCGGCGCATCGGCTCCGCGCGCTTCTGGCGGCGGAGGATCTTCTGCTTCTTCGCGTCGATCGTGACGAAGCACTGCGGGGCCGCGACGGGGACGACCAGCTCCTCGAGCTCACGGACGTCGAGCTCCTGCGTGAACGTCCCCGCCGAGAGCGTGCGCGCGGAGAAGCGATGTTTGCCCACCGACACGCCGATCTCCTCGACGCGTCCCGGCTCGACCTGCCGCTGCTGGCCGTCGATCGTCACGCTCACCGGCGTCTTCCCCGCGACGACGTAGAGCTTCTGCGCGTACGCGCCGACGCCGGTCGGCTTCTCGTCGCAGGCGATCGCCGACGATGCGAGGAGGAAGAGCGCGAGACGTTTCACCGAAACCGATGCTACCGCATGGCGTTAGAATGCCGAGGAAATGGCGGAAGCAGCGCTCCCCAAGTCGAGCCGCAAGCTCAAGGACGAAGGCTGGCTTCGCTCGCTCGACGACCTGCTCGAGGACGAGAAGTCCGCCGCCGCGCGCAAGATCGGCGGAAAGGCCGCGCGGCTGGTCTGGCTCAAGCGTAACGGGTTCGAGGTCCCGGCGACGTGGGTGCTCCCGCAGAAGGCCTTCGTCGCGGCGGTGCGGCAGCTCTCGCCGTCGTCCGAGCCGCGGTCGCTCCTCCGCGCCGCGTCCTCGCGCTCCGTCTACGCGCGCGCGGCGGACGCGCGCGAGGAGATCCTCCGCGCGCCGCTGCCGGACGGGCTCGAGGCCGAGCTCTCGATGCTGTGGCGCACGCAGAAGGACCGCGCGCCGTGGGGCTTCGCGGTGCGCTCGTCGGCGACGTGCGAGGACGGCGCGATCGTCTCGATGGCGGGGCTCGCGGAGACGGTCCTCGGCGTGCGCGGCGTCGACGGGCTCGCGAACGCGGTGCGTGTCGTGTGGGCGTCGATCGCGTCGGGCCGCGCGCTGTCGTACCTCGCGAACAGCGGGGTGAAGGACGTCGGCATGGGCGTCGTCATCCAGCCGATGGTGCGCGCGATCGCGGCGGGGGTGATGTTCACGCGCGGCGCGAAGGCGTCCTCGAGCTCGAGCGAGCGCATCATCAACGCCGGGGTCGGGCTCGGCTCACCCGTCGTCGACGGCGTGACGACGCCGGACATGCTCCGCGTCGCGGAGGACGGGAGCGTGCTCGAGCAGACGATCGCGCGGAAGAGCCGCGCCACGGTCGTGGGCGCCGACGGCCTCGCGGAGATCGCGGTCGAGCGCCCGGACGAGCCCGCGCTCCGCCCCGAGCACGTGACCGAGCTCGCGCACGTCGCGGCGGAGCTCGAGCGACACGAAGACGTCGCGTGGGACGTCGAGTTCGCGTGCGACGGCGAGCGCGTCGTCGTCGTGCAGGCGCGGCACGTCACCGGCCTCGGCTTCCCCGCCGGCGGCGGCGCCGACACGGTGTGGAGCAACGTCAACGTCGGCGAGGCGCTGCCCGGCGTCGCGACGCCGTTCACGTGGTCGGTCGCCGGCGCGTACTCGGAGGCGGGCTTCCGCAAGGCGTTCGGCACGCTCGGGTGCAGCGTGCCGAAGAGCGCGGTCCTCGTCGGCAACGTGCACGGTCGCTTCTACTTGAACCTCACCGAGTTCATGCAGATCGCGGCGCAGGTGCCGTGGCTCGATCCGCGCACGCTCGTCGACCTCGGCGGCGGCTCCGGCGGCGACGAGCTCGCGCTCCAGATCGGCGACGTCTCGCGCACGAGCTTCTACGCGAAGCTGCCGCTGACGGCGGCGCGGCTCCTGCGCGAGCAGCTCCGGATCGACGATCACGTCTCGCGCTTCGAGGATGAGGCCGAGCGCGCGCTGCGCGATCACAACGCGCTCGACCTCGCGATCCTCCCCGACGAAGGCGTGGGGCGGAAGCTCCGCGACGTGCAAGCGCTCCTCGAGCGCACCGGCGACGTGATGCTCACCTGCGCGTCGAGCGCGCTCGGCTCGCACATCTTGCTGAAGGGCATGGTCGCGCGCGTCGCGGGCGGCGACGACGCGGAGCGCATCGCGCACGACCTCACCGCCGGCATCCGCGACCTCGAGAGCGCGCGGCCCGCGATCGGGATGATGCGCGTCGTGAACCTCGCGCGGCGCGACAAGGAGGCGCGCTCGATCCTCGAGCGCGACAACGCCACGATGGACGCGCTGCCCGAAGGTCCGGTGAAGCGCGCGCTCGCGAGCTTCCTCGAGCTCTACGGCGACCGCGCCGTGCGCGAGGCGGAGATCTCGACCCCGCGCTGGAAGGAGGACCCGCGCCCCATCTTCGCGATGATCCGCGTCGCGCTGCGGACCTCGAGCGAGGCAGAGGAGTCCTCTGCTTCCGTCGCGTCGGTCACCGGCGACGCCGACGCGCTCCTCGGTGAGTCGCGGCTCCGGCGCGCGAAGGCGATCGCCGACGCGGAGATGGAGCGGCTCTTCAAAGGCCTCGGCTTCGTGAACCAGACCGCGGTCCGGCACCTCGTCGCGCGCGCGCAGAAGGCGGCGCGGCTCCGCGAGCGCATGCGGACCTGGGTCACGCGCGCGCTCGGGATGATGCGCGACGTCGCGCTCGACGCGGATCGCCGCCTCCTCCGCCTCGTCCCCGATCTCGCGAAGGACTGGGCGCGCATCAAACAAGGTGGCGCGACCTCGCTCGCGGCGACGCACACCGTGTTCTTCCTCACGATCGACGAGGTCGTGCAGGCGCTCCGCGCGTCGCGCACCGATCTCGCGCCGCTCGTGCGTGCCCGCCGCGCCGAGCTCGCGCGCGACTGGGCGCGCCCCGATCCGCCGCGCACGTTCACCGGCGCGCCACCGCCGGTGCAGCTCCC
This window of the Labilithrix sp. genome carries:
- a CDS encoding SUMF1/EgtB/PvdO family nonheme iron enzyme is translated as MRALVAATFGVLVTIALSARATEDAGAPCAAGMLEVSGDYCPDLEQKCIRFMPESQGGGDRCAEFAPSGPCKVATVKKHFCIDRFEYPNKQGDKPIVMKTWLEAQAICAAAGKRLCGDSEWTLACEGAHRMPYPYGRKRDANKCNIDHKLPEVDAKALADPNRRDAEVHRLWQGEASGSRAECASYYGVFDMTGNVDEWVVNESGKPFRSGSKGGYWGPVRARCRPMTTGHAERFALYQTGFRCCADAK
- a CDS encoding phosphoenolpyruvate synthase, translated to MAEAALPKSSRKLKDEGWLRSLDDLLEDEKSAAARKIGGKAARLVWLKRNGFEVPATWVLPQKAFVAAVRQLSPSSEPRSLLRAASSRSVYARAADAREEILRAPLPDGLEAELSMLWRTQKDRAPWGFAVRSSATCEDGAIVSMAGLAETVLGVRGVDGLANAVRVVWASIASGRALSYLANSGVKDVGMGVVIQPMVRAIAAGVMFTRGAKASSSSSERIINAGVGLGSPVVDGVTTPDMLRVAEDGSVLEQTIARKSRATVVGADGLAEIAVERPDEPALRPEHVTELAHVAAELERHEDVAWDVEFACDGERVVVVQARHVTGLGFPAGGGADTVWSNVNVGEALPGVATPFTWSVAGAYSEAGFRKAFGTLGCSVPKSAVLVGNVHGRFYLNLTEFMQIAAQVPWLDPRTLVDLGGGSGGDELALQIGDVSRTSFYAKLPLTAARLLREQLRIDDHVSRFEDEAERALRDHNALDLAILPDEGVGRKLRDVQALLERTGDVMLTCASSALGSHILLKGMVARVAGGDDAERIAHDLTAGIRDLESARPAIGMMRVVNLARRDKEARSILERDNATMDALPEGPVKRALASFLELYGDRAVREAEISTPRWKEDPRPIFAMIRVALRTSSEAEESSASVASVTGDADALLGESRLRRAKAIADAEMERLFKGLGFVNQTAVRHLVARAQKAARLRERMRTWVTRALGMMRDVALDADRRLLRLVPDLAKDWARIKQGGATSLAATHTVFFLTIDEVVQALRASRTDLAPLVRARRAELARDWARPDPPRTFTGAPPPVQLPPSGGTMFKGTAASSGVVEGRARVLLSAAQMDELQPGEVLVVHTTDVGWTPLFCIAAGVVTELGGPLSHAAVVARELAVPSVVNVDGITRALRTGDRVRLDGDAGTIEKLPA